In Limnohabitans sp. INBF002, one genomic interval encodes:
- the gspL gene encoding type II secretion system protein GspL, producing MLIIALPHSANAAATGYAHVHSDGHSVLRSATGAAATLSAHAGEVVAVVPHSRLAWLRVQLPPASHGPRLASVLHGLLEDRLLDDPQQLHIVLDPQATGVTRTGGETLVAVCDKQWLRDALNPLQAAGLTIQRIVPELSPSDTPVLHVMGEPEASQSVLCHARGVTLLPPNTAQWRAFAELNQDDLQIQAEPAMVARVQSTLQRQPTLQSAAQRWVQSSQSAWDLAQGEWAQGRAQRTQRQLQAAWQTLLHAPAWKPVRWGMVALVALQVLGLNALAWRERSALATQQASLQHILTTTFPSVTLVINAPLQMQREVDVLQQKSGAASSTDFEPMLAVLAGVLPAGQTPSQIHFANHALRVQGVTLDSNASGVASLKAQGLSLRQDGNDTWVLQAEGSK from the coding sequence ATGTTGATCATCGCGCTCCCCCACTCTGCCAATGCCGCTGCGACGGGCTATGCCCACGTTCATTCGGACGGGCACAGCGTGTTGCGCAGCGCCACGGGTGCGGCGGCCACACTGTCGGCCCACGCGGGCGAAGTGGTGGCCGTGGTGCCGCACAGCCGGTTGGCTTGGTTGCGTGTGCAGCTGCCGCCAGCCAGTCACGGCCCACGCTTGGCAAGCGTGTTGCACGGCTTGCTAGAAGACCGGTTGCTCGACGACCCGCAACAGCTGCACATCGTGCTTGACCCCCAAGCCACTGGCGTGACCCGCACAGGTGGTGAAACCTTGGTCGCGGTGTGCGACAAACAATGGTTGCGCGACGCCCTCAACCCACTGCAAGCCGCAGGCCTGACCATTCAACGCATCGTGCCTGAGCTTTCACCCAGCGACACGCCCGTGCTGCACGTGATGGGTGAACCCGAAGCTTCGCAAAGCGTGCTGTGCCACGCCCGTGGCGTGACGCTGCTGCCCCCCAACACCGCCCAGTGGCGCGCCTTTGCCGAACTGAACCAAGACGACTTACAGATTCAAGCCGAACCCGCCATGGTGGCGCGCGTGCAAAGCACGCTGCAACGCCAACCCACGCTGCAAAGTGCGGCACAACGTTGGGTCCAATCCAGCCAATCGGCTTGGGACTTGGCACAAGGCGAATGGGCACAAGGCCGCGCACAACGTACGCAACGCCAACTGCAAGCCGCATGGCAAACCTTGCTGCACGCACCGGCATGGAAGCCCGTGCGCTGGGGCATGGTGGCCTTGGTCGCCCTGCAAGTGCTGGGGCTCAATGCCTTGGCTTGGCGCGAGCGCAGTGCCTTGGCGACACAACAAGCCTCGTTGCAACACATTTTGACAACCACCTTCCCGTCCGTGACCTTGGTCATCAACGCGCCACTGCAAATGCAACGCGAGGTGGATGTGCTGCAACAAAAATCTGGCGCTGCCTCCAGCACCGACTTCGAGCCCATGCTCGCAGTCTTGGCGGGCGTGCTGCCTGCAGGACAAACCCCTTCGCAAATTCATTTCGCCAACCACGCACTGCGCGTGCAAGGTGTGACGCTGGACAGCAACGCCTCTGGCGTAGCAAGCCTCAAAGCCCAAGGCCTGAGCCTGCGTCAAGACGGCAACGACACGTGGGTGTTGCAGGCGGAGGGCTCGAAATGA
- the coq7 gene encoding 2-polyprenyl-3-methyl-6-methoxy-1,4-benzoquinone monooxygenase: protein MDVLLIAADSALRTVFANHHANRPTPMWAAEVPPPAPLTDAEKREASALMRVNHVGEVCAQALYTAQALATKNNTLRQHLTAACNEETDHLAWVEHRLQELGGRTSLLNPLWYAGAFGIGYAAAKLGGDRMSLGFVVETERQVEAHLESHLGLLPANDGPSRAIVAQMKVDEAQHAKEAMAAGSAELPAPFKAMMQVAAKVMTTVAHRI, encoded by the coding sequence ATGGATGTTCTTCTTATTGCCGCTGACAGCGCCTTGCGCACCGTGTTTGCCAACCACCACGCCAACCGCCCTACCCCCATGTGGGCGGCCGAAGTACCCCCCCCCGCCCCACTGACCGACGCTGAAAAGCGCGAAGCGTCTGCGCTGATGCGCGTGAACCACGTGGGCGAGGTGTGCGCTCAAGCGCTGTACACCGCCCAAGCCTTGGCGACCAAGAACAACACCCTGCGCCAGCACCTCACGGCGGCATGCAACGAAGAAACCGACCATTTGGCTTGGGTCGAACACCGTCTACAAGAGTTGGGCGGGCGCACCAGCCTGCTGAACCCGCTTTGGTATGCAGGCGCGTTCGGCATTGGCTACGCCGCGGCCAAACTGGGCGGCGACCGCATGAGCCTAGGCTTTGTGGTGGAGACCGAGCGTCAAGTCGAAGCCCATTTAGAAAGCCACTTGGGCTTGCTGCCCGCCAATGACGGGCCCAGCCGTGCCATCGTGGCGCAAATGAAGGTGGACGAGGCCCAGCACGCCAAAGAGGCCATGGCTGCTGGCTCAGCAGAGCTGCCCGCACCTTTCAAAGCCATGATGCAAGTGGCCGCCAAGGTGATGACCACCGTGGCGCACCGCATCTAA
- a CDS encoding OsmC family protein translates to MECTVSWTGNSGTRSGMGFIAETGSGHVVAMDGAPDAAKPENGGQNLAPRPMELLLAGTGGCTAYDVVLILKRGRHNVQGCSVKISSERATEDPKVFTKINMHFTVTGQGVPASAVERAIAMSHDKYCSASIMLGKTADITTSFVLVEA, encoded by the coding sequence ATGGAATGCACCGTCAGCTGGACCGGCAACTCTGGCACCCGCTCAGGCATGGGCTTTATTGCAGAAACAGGCAGCGGCCATGTGGTGGCCATGGACGGCGCACCTGATGCTGCCAAGCCCGAAAACGGCGGCCAAAACTTGGCCCCTCGCCCTATGGAGCTTTTGTTGGCGGGCACAGGCGGCTGCACGGCCTATGACGTGGTGCTCATCTTGAAGCGTGGCCGTCACAACGTGCAAGGCTGCAGCGTGAAGATCAGCAGCGAGCGCGCCACCGAAGACCCCAAGGTGTTCACCAAAATCAATATGCACTTCACCGTCACAGGCCAAGGCGTGCCTGCTAGCGCGGTAGAACGTGCGATTGCCATGAGCCACGACAAATACTGCTCGGCCAGCATCATGCTGGGCAAAACCGCAGACATCACCACCAGCTTTGTGCTGGTAGAAGCCTAA
- the gspG gene encoding type II secretion system major pseudopilin GspG — translation MHTPQTTPKTKHQRGFTLIELMVVLAIIGVLAALVVPNVLNRADDARVTAAKTDVGNLMQALKLYRLDNQNYPTAEQGLNALVAKPTAGPTPLNWKPYIDKLPNDPWGRPYQYMNPGVKGEVDVLSLGADGQPGGEGKNADLGSWQ, via the coding sequence ATGCATACGCCTCAAACCACCCCAAAAACCAAACACCAACGCGGCTTCACGCTGATTGAATTGATGGTGGTGCTCGCCATCATTGGCGTGCTCGCTGCACTCGTGGTGCCCAACGTGCTCAACCGTGCGGACGACGCACGCGTGACCGCGGCCAAAACCGATGTGGGCAACCTCATGCAAGCCCTCAAGCTCTACCGCTTGGACAACCAAAACTACCCCACCGCCGAGCAAGGCCTGAACGCTTTGGTAGCCAAGCCCACCGCTGGCCCAACCCCACTCAACTGGAAGCCCTACATCGACAAGCTGCCCAACGACCCCTGGGGCCGCCCTTACCAATACATGAACCCCGGCGTGAAGGGTGAAGTGGATGTGCTGTCACTCGGCGCTGACGGCCAACCCGGCGGCGAAGGCAAAAACGCCGACCTCGGCAGCTGGCAGTAA
- the gspK gene encoding type II secretion system minor pseudopilin GspK yields MKHVAHRPPKQRGAALLAAMLTVALVATFAAGALWQQWKSSEVEGAERQRAQARWLLTGALDWARVILREDARAGDVNLPADHLAEPWAVPLQEARLSSFLAALPDGTGNARDDDPLAQHVLLSGQVNDLQGRLNVANLLQGDQLDGNTVLAFERLFDALGIPPTQLSLLTQGLLAAQKQSSSAPLMPQRVAQLSWLGLSPQALQTLSPYITVLPTRTPINLNTASVQVLYASVPGLGLADAQRLVQQRERQHWATIDAFQKALGRPLSLEGTHSVSTRYFEVLGRLRMPQTTLQERSLVQREGQDLKVLWRESGSLQ; encoded by the coding sequence ATGAAGCACGTCGCACACCGCCCCCCCAAACAACGCGGGGCCGCCCTGCTGGCCGCCATGCTTACTGTGGCGTTGGTGGCCACTTTTGCCGCAGGCGCGCTTTGGCAGCAATGGAAATCGAGCGAGGTCGAAGGCGCCGAGCGGCAACGCGCCCAAGCGCGCTGGCTGTTGACAGGGGCGCTGGATTGGGCGCGCGTCATCTTGCGCGAAGACGCGCGGGCGGGCGATGTCAATTTGCCCGCCGACCACTTGGCCGAACCTTGGGCTGTGCCGCTGCAAGAAGCGCGGCTGTCGAGTTTCTTAGCGGCCTTGCCAGACGGCACTGGCAACGCCCGAGATGACGACCCGCTCGCACAACACGTGTTGCTGTCAGGGCAAGTGAACGACTTGCAGGGCCGCCTCAACGTGGCCAATTTGCTGCAAGGCGATCAACTCGATGGCAACACCGTGCTCGCGTTTGAGCGCTTGTTTGACGCGCTCGGCATACCGCCCACTCAGCTCAGCCTGCTCACCCAGGGCTTGCTCGCGGCACAAAAACAAAGCAGCAGCGCACCGCTCATGCCGCAGCGCGTGGCACAACTCAGTTGGTTGGGCCTGTCGCCGCAAGCCTTGCAGACGCTCAGCCCGTACATCACCGTGCTGCCCACACGCACCCCCATCAACCTGAACACGGCCAGCGTGCAAGTGCTGTACGCCAGCGTGCCAGGCCTAGGCTTGGCTGATGCGCAACGCTTGGTGCAACAGCGCGAGCGCCAGCACTGGGCCACGATCGACGCGTTTCAAAAAGCCTTGGGGCGCCCCCTCAGCTTAGAGGGCACGCACAGCGTGAGCACCCGTTACTTTGAAGTGTTGGGCCGCCTGCGCATGCCACAAACCACCCTGCAAGAGCGCTCTTTGGTGCAGCGCGAGGGCCAAGATTTGAAAGTGCTTTGGCGCGAGTCTGGCTCTCTACAATGA
- the gspI gene encoding type II secretion system minor pseudopilin GspI, which produces MSSLHKTHKATASGFTLIEVLVALAIVSIALMSGLKVSGALTRNAQRQADVLLAQICADNALNQLRLSQQLPGVGDSRVPCPQVERNFEVALTVRTTPNPAFRRVDAQVFDAATPVLNITTVLGRY; this is translated from the coding sequence ATGAGTTCGTTGCACAAGACGCACAAAGCCACCGCATCAGGCTTCACCTTGATCGAGGTGTTGGTGGCGCTCGCCATCGTGTCCATCGCTTTGATGAGCGGGCTCAAAGTCAGCGGCGCACTCACGCGCAACGCACAACGCCAAGCCGATGTGCTGCTTGCGCAAATTTGTGCAGACAACGCCTTGAACCAACTTCGTCTCTCGCAGCAACTGCCTGGCGTGGGCGACTCACGCGTGCCTTGCCCGCAAGTCGAGCGCAACTTTGAAGTGGCGCTGACCGTGCGCACCACGCCCAACCCCGCGTTTCGCCGCGTCGATGCGCAAGTGTTTGACGCCGCCACGCCTGTGCTCAACATCACCACCGTGTTGGGGCGTTACTGA
- the ilvA gene encoding threonine ammonia-lyase, biosynthetic: MSTRTPKARALQPADYLKKILTARVYDVAVESALEVAKNLSRRIHNTVLLKREDQQPVHSFKLRGAYNKMAHLTPEQLKKGVICASAGNHAQGVALGAKRLGTKAIIVMPTTTPSVKIEAVKALGGEVVLAGESYSDAYQHAAMLEKKNGMTFVHPFDDPDVIAGQGTIAMEMLRQHQGPLDAVFVAIGGGGLIAGVANYIKAVRPEIKVIGVQMDDSSAMMQSVAKGKRVTLNDVGLFSDGTAVKLVGEETFRVSKNLVDSYITVDTDAVCAAIKDVFVDTRSIVEPAGALAVAAIKQYVAEHKTKGETYAAILCGANMNFDRLRFVAERAEVGEEREALFAVTIPEQPGSLRRFCELIGKLPSFGGSKSPRNVTEFNYRMSDQAKAHVFVGLTTGVKGESSKMAAHFTKSGFEAIDLTHDELAKEHIRHMVGGHSSLAHEERILRFEFPERPGALMKFLLAMRPGWNISLFHYRNQGADYGRILMGLQVPKTDNKAFAAFLEGLGYPYVEETLNPAYRLFLQR; encoded by the coding sequence ATGTCTACCCGCACTCCCAAAGCGCGCGCGCTACAGCCCGCTGATTACTTGAAGAAAATCTTGACCGCCCGTGTGTACGACGTGGCCGTTGAATCTGCGCTGGAGGTGGCCAAGAACCTCAGCCGTCGAATTCACAACACCGTGCTGTTGAAGCGCGAAGACCAGCAGCCCGTGCACAGCTTCAAACTGCGCGGCGCGTACAACAAGATGGCGCACCTCACGCCCGAACAGCTCAAGAAGGGCGTCATTTGCGCCTCTGCTGGCAACCACGCACAAGGCGTGGCGCTGGGTGCCAAGCGCCTAGGCACCAAAGCCATCATCGTCATGCCCACCACCACGCCCAGCGTGAAGATTGAAGCCGTCAAAGCCTTGGGCGGCGAGGTGGTGTTGGCGGGCGAGAGCTACTCCGACGCCTACCAACACGCGGCCATGCTGGAAAAGAAAAATGGCATGACCTTTGTGCACCCGTTTGACGACCCCGATGTCATCGCCGGCCAAGGCACGATTGCCATGGAAATGCTGCGCCAGCACCAAGGACCGCTTGACGCGGTGTTTGTGGCCATAGGCGGCGGCGGCCTGATTGCAGGCGTGGCCAACTACATCAAGGCCGTGCGCCCCGAGATCAAAGTCATTGGCGTGCAAATGGACGACTCCTCAGCCATGATGCAGTCGGTGGCCAAAGGCAAACGCGTCACGCTCAACGACGTGGGCTTGTTCTCCGACGGCACCGCCGTGAAGCTGGTGGGCGAAGAGACTTTCCGCGTGTCTAAAAACTTGGTCGACAGCTACATCACGGTGGACACCGACGCCGTGTGCGCCGCCATCAAAGACGTGTTTGTGGACACCCGCAGCATCGTCGAGCCCGCAGGCGCTTTGGCCGTGGCCGCCATCAAACAATACGTGGCCGAGCACAAGACCAAGGGCGAAACCTACGCTGCCATTTTGTGTGGCGCCAACATGAACTTCGACCGCTTGCGCTTTGTGGCCGAGCGTGCCGAAGTGGGTGAAGAACGCGAAGCCTTGTTTGCCGTGACCATCCCTGAGCAGCCCGGCAGCCTGCGCCGCTTTTGCGAGCTGATTGGCAAACTGCCCAGCTTTGGCGGCAGCAAATCGCCCCGCAATGTGACCGAGTTCAACTACCGCATGAGCGACCAAGCCAAGGCCCACGTTTTTGTGGGTTTGACCACGGGCGTGAAAGGCGAAAGCAGCAAGATGGCTGCGCACTTCACCAAGAGTGGGTTTGAAGCCATTGACCTCACGCACGACGAACTGGCCAAAGAGCACATCCGCCACATGGTGGGCGGCCACTCATCGCTCGCACACGAAGAACGCATCTTGCGTTTTGAATTCCCCGAGCGCCCCGGTGCATTGATGAAGTTTTTGCTGGCCATGCGCCCGGGCTGGAACATCAGCCTGTTCCACTACCGCAACCAAGGCGCGGACTACGGTCGCATCCTGATGGGTTTGCAAGTGCCCAAGACCGACAACAAAGCATTCGCTGCGTTTTTAGAAGGCTTGGGCTACCCGTATGTGGAAGAAACGTTGAACCCCGCGTACCGCTTGTTCTTGCAACGCTGA
- a CDS encoding helix-turn-helix transcriptional regulator translates to MTKATQAQFKPVAFNPKQTAAQKRAADPAFQKAYDALEDEFAALAELLKARKEAGLTQADVAQRMGVSQPVLARIESSLGSRNHAPSLSTLRRYAQACGKRLVISMV, encoded by the coding sequence ATGACTAAGGCAACCCAAGCGCAATTTAAGCCTGTTGCTTTCAATCCGAAGCAAACAGCGGCACAAAAACGTGCGGCTGATCCTGCTTTTCAAAAAGCATACGACGCGTTAGAAGACGAATTTGCTGCATTGGCTGAGCTACTTAAGGCGCGTAAAGAAGCAGGCTTAACGCAAGCGGATGTGGCCCAGCGCATGGGGGTGAGTCAACCTGTGCTGGCGCGTATTGAATCTAGCTTGGGTAGCCGCAATCACGCGCCTTCGCTCAGTACCTTGCGTCGTTACGCGCAGGCGTGTGGCAAACGCTTGGTGATCAGCATGGTTTGA
- a CDS encoding type II toxin-antitoxin system RelE/ParE family toxin, with protein sequence MIDKWPVGIYASFVRIAEQMVVSGPNLGMPYTRAMDDGLYEIRARGLEGIGRAFFCCIKGRRVVILHGFVKKTQATPIKELRLAKQRMKEVLND encoded by the coding sequence TTGATTGATAAATGGCCTGTCGGCATTTACGCCAGTTTTGTGCGTATCGCTGAGCAAATGGTGGTCAGTGGGCCTAACCTGGGCATGCCCTACACAAGGGCCATGGACGATGGTTTGTATGAAATTCGGGCGCGTGGCCTTGAGGGCATTGGTCGGGCGTTCTTTTGCTGCATCAAGGGGCGTCGCGTGGTCATCTTGCATGGTTTTGTGAAAAAGACCCAAGCCACCCCGATCAAAGAACTTCGACTGGCCAAACAACGAATGAAAGAGGTGTTGAATGACTAA
- a CDS encoding prepilin-type N-terminal cleavage/methylation domain-containing protein, translated as MQRQRGFTLIELLIAITLMAVLAGLSWRGLDSLMRSRDITQAQVDKTAVLQTVLAQWQADLNAVQPLPSLNDAGVNWDGRTLRLTRRATVWRADGADAGLWVVAWTLRNNQWLRWQSAPLQTRAALQQAWTQAERWGQNPSSDDATLETLLVPLDAWQLTYFRGNAWTNPLSSAGNTDANSNATLTTSGTPAPSQGALPDAIRLQIDLPASTGVRGRLTLDWVRPNFSNTKT; from the coding sequence ATGCAAAGACAACGTGGCTTCACGCTGATTGAGCTGCTCATCGCCATCACGCTCATGGCGGTGCTGGCGGGGTTGAGCTGGCGTGGGCTTGACAGCCTGATGCGCAGCCGCGACATCACGCAAGCGCAAGTTGACAAAACCGCCGTGCTGCAAACCGTGCTGGCCCAATGGCAAGCCGACCTCAACGCCGTGCAGCCCTTGCCCAGCCTCAACGATGCGGGAGTGAACTGGGATGGCCGCACGCTGCGCCTCACCCGTCGCGCCACGGTTTGGCGTGCCGACGGTGCGGATGCTGGCCTGTGGGTGGTGGCATGGACACTGCGTAACAACCAATGGCTGCGTTGGCAATCGGCCCCTTTGCAAACACGCGCCGCCTTGCAACAAGCGTGGACACAAGCCGAGCGCTGGGGCCAAAACCCCAGCAGCGACGACGCCACGTTGGAAACTTTGCTGGTGCCACTCGACGCATGGCAGCTCACCTACTTCCGTGGCAACGCATGGACCAACCCGCTCTCAAGCGCTGGCAACACGGACGCAAACAGCAACGCCACCTTGACGACCAGCGGTACGCCCGCCCCCAGCCAAGGTGCGCTGCCAGACGCCATTCGCCTGCAAATTGACCTGCCCGCCAGCACCGGCGTGCGAGGCCGCCTCACCCTGGACTGGGTGCGACCCAACTTCAGCAACACCAAAACATGA
- a CDS encoding prepilin-type N-terminal cleavage/methylation domain-containing protein: MQRQRGLTLLELLVVLAIIGFAMAGVSLSLRDNNQTQLEREAQRLVAVLEAARAQSRTSGVASIWQTTPEGFAIRSPLAARTETWLSIGTQAAVSNANLVVLGPEPILAPARITLSVTAANSAQPAPTLSIGTDGLRPFQVVP; this comes from the coding sequence ATGCAGCGCCAGCGCGGCCTGACCCTGTTGGAGCTGTTGGTGGTGCTGGCCATCATCGGCTTTGCCATGGCCGGCGTCAGCCTATCGCTGCGCGACAACAACCAAACCCAACTCGAGCGCGAAGCACAGCGCTTGGTCGCCGTACTAGAAGCAGCCCGCGCCCAATCGCGCACCAGCGGTGTGGCCTCGATTTGGCAAACCACACCTGAAGGTTTTGCCATTCGAAGCCCGCTGGCCGCACGCACCGAAACTTGGTTAAGTATTGGCACGCAAGCCGCGGTCAGCAACGCCAACTTGGTGGTGCTCGGACCTGAACCCATCCTTGCACCTGCACGCATCACGCTGAGCGTGACAGCCGCCAACAGCGCCCAACCTGCGCCCACGCTGAGCATTGGCACAGACGGCCTGCGGCCTTTCCAGGTGGTGCCATGA
- a CDS encoding type II secretion system protein N, whose product MNHNPLMLRYRPSFATVFSTSSRVVLPAASLLVWGAVAFSAVTWGLRWSATGAAPSNATSVTQTLPGVDTSAAARSLGAAPVQAAAAPSLASRFQLLGVMAGGPDAGAALIAVDGKPAKPYRVGAAVAEGLVVQSAQGRRVHLGASMDGPQTLALELPAKK is encoded by the coding sequence ATGAATCATAATCCGCTGATGCTTCGCTACCGCCCTTCATTTGCCACTGTTTTCAGCACGTCGTCGCGCGTGGTGTTGCCCGCCGCTTCGTTGCTGGTGTGGGGTGCCGTGGCGTTCAGCGCGGTGACATGGGGCTTGCGTTGGTCGGCCACGGGCGCTGCGCCAAGCAACGCCACTTCGGTCACACAAACTTTGCCTGGGGTAGATACGTCTGCCGCTGCCCGCAGCCTAGGCGCTGCGCCGGTGCAAGCTGCTGCTGCGCCAAGTTTGGCCAGCCGTTTTCAGTTGCTCGGCGTCATGGCTGGCGGGCCTGATGCCGGTGCCGCCCTGATCGCGGTGGACGGCAAACCGGCCAAGCCCTACCGTGTGGGTGCGGCGGTGGCCGAGGGCTTGGTTGTGCAATCAGCCCAAGGCCGTCGTGTGCATTTAGGCGCGTCGATGGACGGGCCGCAAACCTTGGCGCTGGAACTGCCAGCCAAGAAATAA